The following coding sequences lie in one Phycicoccus duodecadis genomic window:
- the glgX gene encoding glycogen debranching protein GlgX, with translation MSPWPDPRTPSPGRLTRDLPPPPGVTPTPGGADVAVYAGHADAVAVSLFEPGDTAGESERVVPLRERAHGWWFGEVPGMGPGQRYNLRVDGPWDPERGHLHNPAKLLLDPYAGAVEGSVAWGREIYGHVVDDAWSGDLEVRSPLDSRGHVPRGVVVDHAFDWGADAPPGRSRSESVVYEAHVRNQTMRHPGVPESLRGTYAGLAHPASVEHLLSLGVTAVELLPVQAFTHEPHLVRRGLSNHWGYNTLGFLAPHAPYAAATDPQGVVDEVKGMVKLLHEAGLEVILDVVYNHTCEQGRTGATLSWRGLDQRAYYRLDDRGRDIDVTGCGNTLDLRHPVVCRMVLDSLRHWVQEYHVDGFRFDLAVALGRGRSDDFDPDHPFLVALRTDPVLSRVTLVAEPWDLGIHGWRTGQFPPPFQEWNDRFRDGTRRFWVGEARAQSQGHPGHDARDLATRLTGSHDLFGARDRGPTASVNFVTAHDGFTLADLVSYDHKHNEANGEDNRDGSDGNGSWNHGAEGPTDDPAVLAARTRALRALLGTLLLSSGVPMINAGDELGRTQGGNNNPYCQDNEISWVDWDLAPWQEDLLATTRRLLALRRELPVLRQRTWLLGRDVDGDGTPDIGWFGADGTPMGERWHDARSRVLQMALAAPAPCEPGALLVLNGSSDAAEVTLPAPPAGARHRLRWDSAHDRPQVDAGSTEDVAAPARVTVAPGTLRLYATA, from the coding sequence ATGTCGCCCTGGCCGGACCCGCGCACGCCGTCACCCGGGCGGCTGACCCGCGACCTGCCTCCTCCCCCCGGCGTCACCCCGACCCCCGGCGGCGCCGACGTGGCGGTCTACGCCGGCCACGCCGACGCCGTGGCGGTGAGCCTGTTCGAGCCCGGCGACACCGCCGGCGAGAGCGAGCGCGTGGTGCCGCTGCGCGAGCGCGCGCACGGCTGGTGGTTCGGCGAGGTGCCCGGGATGGGGCCGGGCCAGCGTTACAACCTGCGGGTCGACGGCCCGTGGGACCCCGAGCGCGGCCACCTGCACAACCCCGCGAAGCTGCTGCTGGACCCCTACGCGGGGGCCGTCGAGGGCTCGGTCGCCTGGGGGCGCGAGATCTACGGCCACGTGGTCGACGACGCGTGGTCCGGCGACCTCGAGGTCCGCTCGCCGCTCGACAGCCGCGGCCACGTGCCGCGCGGGGTCGTCGTCGACCACGCCTTCGACTGGGGGGCCGACGCCCCGCCCGGTCGCTCGCGCAGCGAGAGCGTGGTCTACGAGGCGCACGTGCGCAACCAGACGATGCGCCACCCCGGCGTCCCGGAGTCGCTGCGCGGCACCTACGCCGGCCTGGCCCACCCGGCCTCGGTCGAGCACCTGCTCTCGCTGGGCGTCACCGCCGTGGAGCTGCTGCCCGTCCAGGCCTTCACCCACGAGCCGCACCTGGTCCGGCGGGGGCTGAGCAACCACTGGGGCTACAACACCCTGGGCTTCCTCGCGCCGCACGCCCCCTACGCGGCCGCCACGGACCCGCAGGGCGTGGTCGACGAGGTCAAGGGCATGGTCAAGCTCCTGCACGAGGCGGGCCTCGAGGTCATCCTCGACGTCGTCTACAACCACACCTGCGAGCAGGGCCGCACCGGCGCGACGCTGTCGTGGCGCGGCCTGGACCAGCGGGCCTACTACCGCCTCGACGACCGCGGCCGGGACATCGACGTCACCGGCTGCGGCAACACCCTCGACCTGCGCCATCCGGTGGTCTGCCGGATGGTGCTCGACAGCCTGCGCCACTGGGTGCAGGAGTACCACGTCGACGGGTTCCGCTTCGACCTCGCGGTGGCCCTGGGGCGCGGACGCAGCGACGACTTCGACCCCGACCACCCGTTCCTCGTGGCCCTGCGCACCGACCCCGTGCTCTCGCGGGTCACCCTCGTCGCCGAGCCGTGGGACCTCGGCATCCACGGCTGGCGGACCGGGCAGTTCCCGCCGCCCTTCCAGGAGTGGAACGACCGCTTCCGCGACGGCACGCGGCGGTTCTGGGTCGGCGAGGCCCGGGCGCAGTCACAGGGGCACCCGGGGCACGACGCCCGCGACCTGGCGACCCGCCTCACGGGCTCGCACGACCTCTTCGGGGCGCGTGACCGCGGGCCCACGGCGTCGGTCAACTTCGTCACCGCCCACGACGGCTTCACCCTCGCCGACCTGGTGTCGTACGACCACAAGCACAACGAGGCCAACGGCGAGGACAACCGCGACGGCTCCGACGGCAACGGCTCGTGGAACCACGGGGCCGAGGGGCCCACCGACGACCCGGCGGTCCTGGCCGCGCGGACCCGGGCCCTGCGCGCACTGCTCGGCACCCTGCTGCTGTCGTCGGGGGTCCCGATGATCAACGCCGGCGACGAGCTCGGGCGCACCCAGGGGGGCAACAACAACCCCTACTGCCAGGACAACGAGATCTCGTGGGTCGACTGGGACCTCGCGCCGTGGCAGGAGGACCTGCTCGCCACGACCCGCCGTCTGCTCGCCCTGCGCCGGGAGCTGCCGGTGCTGCGGCAGCGCACCTGGCTGCTGGGCCGCGACGTCGACGGCGACGGCACCCCCGACATCGGCTGGTTCGGCGCCGACGGCACGCCGATGGGCGAGCGATGGCACGACGCCCGCTCGCGGGTCCTGCAGATGGCGCTGGCCGCGCCGGCGCCCTGCGAGCCCGGGGCGCTGCTGGTGCTCAACGGCTCCTCCGACGCGGCCGAGGTGACCCTGCCGGCGCCCCCCGCCGGCGCGCGCCACCGGCTGCGCTGGGACAGCGCCCACGACCGCCCGCAGGTCGACGCGGGGAGCACCGAGGACGTCGCGGCCCCCGCCCGGGTGACGGTCGCGCCCGGCACCCTGCGCCTCTACGCCACGGCCTGA
- a CDS encoding T3SS (YopN, CesT) and YbjN peptide-binding chaperone 1, with product MTDPTSLPNFPPPADEHPLRGRVLDVLVDLGLAPNLDGDGDVAFTVNDQQLFVRCTEGDVEIMRLFGQWQIQEELLGDRLALHEACNEINLHMNHVKLGVAGTTLVVTGEHVVTAGADLGMLTQVSIQVVLSAVHLWHQRILGIDPETGGPVGEGQ from the coding sequence ATGACCGATCCCACGTCGCTGCCCAACTTCCCGCCTCCCGCGGACGAGCACCCCCTGCGTGGTCGCGTCCTCGACGTCCTGGTCGACCTCGGCCTCGCCCCCAACCTCGACGGCGACGGCGACGTGGCGTTCACCGTCAACGACCAGCAGCTCTTCGTCCGGTGCACCGAGGGCGACGTCGAGATCATGCGGCTGTTCGGCCAGTGGCAGATCCAGGAGGAGCTGCTCGGTGACCGGCTCGCGCTGCACGAGGCGTGCAACGAGATCAACCTGCACATGAACCACGTCAAGCTCGGGGTCGCCGGCACCACGCTGGTGGTCACCGGCGAGCACGTGGTCACCGCCGGCGCCGACCTGGGCATGCTCACCCAGGTCTCGATCCAGGTGGTGCTCTCGGCCGTGCACCTCTGGCACCAGCGCATCCTCGGGATCGACCCCGAGACCGGCGGGCCCGTGGGGGAGGGGCAGTGA
- a CDS encoding glycogen/starch/alpha-glucan phosphorylase, giving the protein MTDTAPRPAVMSDESPTTDVRRIGPAFRTSHPLASGPVVQPAPTVDGFVETFLGELNYGQGTLLSQSTVNDQYLALARTVRRYLMADWLETGTRRRQTQQKTVGYLSAEYLLGRQLGNNLLATNLQDIAQVAMERCGIDIATLRAQEVEPGLGNGGLGRLAACFVDSLATMDVPCIGYGIRYEYGIFRQTFEADRQVEVPDSWLSLGNPWEFPHPERQVLVSFGGSTETTTDADGRERCTWTPDWQVIGMPYHYMVPGHRNGVVNTLRLWSARATQAFDLQIFNSGDYAQAVRAQTTAENISKVLYPEDSTPQGKELRLQQQYFFVACSLHDFIDNTLPADFDLRRLHQRIIFQLNDTHPVIAIPELMRILVDRKGFAWDEAWEITQKCFAYTCHTLLPEALEVWSAELLGRLLPRHLEIIYRINEEFLEEVREAHPGDEMLVRRMSIIAEHPERAVRMAYLATVAASKVNGVAELHSQLLRDKVLPDFSRLWPEKFTNVTNGVTPRRFVRLANRRLSDLLTETIGDGWVTDLDRLRELEPYADDAGFREQFRAVKQANKERLTTLLRVRDGLELPPEAMLDVMVKRLHEYKRQTLKLLHIVSLYDDVVSGRVPAEQVTPRTFVFGAKAAPGYHLAKEIIFLINAVADVVNADPAVAGRLSVAFPANYNVTLAEKLIPAADLSEQISLAGKEASGTGNMKFALNGALTIGTDDGANVEIRRLVGDEHFFLFGMTEPEVEELTARGYTPSAVYESDPQLRSTIDLLASGHFTGGDRQAVAPVVDNLLHQDSFMVLADFRAYLDAQARVDAAYADPDAWSRSAILNVARSGYFSSDRSMRDYLERIWHA; this is encoded by the coding sequence ATGACCGACACCGCGCCCCGCCCCGCCGTCATGTCCGACGAGTCGCCGACGACCGACGTCCGCCGGATCGGCCCCGCGTTCCGCACCAGCCACCCCCTGGCGTCGGGCCCCGTCGTCCAGCCGGCGCCGACGGTCGACGGCTTCGTCGAGACCTTCCTCGGCGAGCTGAACTACGGGCAGGGCACCCTGCTGTCGCAGTCGACGGTCAACGACCAGTACCTGGCGCTGGCCCGCACGGTCCGCCGCTACCTCATGGCCGACTGGCTCGAGACCGGGACGCGGCGCCGGCAGACCCAACAGAAGACGGTCGGCTACCTCTCGGCCGAGTACCTCCTCGGACGCCAGCTGGGCAACAACCTGCTCGCCACCAACCTCCAGGACATCGCGCAGGTCGCGATGGAGCGCTGCGGCATCGACATCGCCACCCTGCGCGCCCAGGAGGTCGAGCCCGGGCTCGGCAACGGGGGCCTGGGCCGGCTCGCCGCCTGCTTCGTCGACTCGCTCGCCACGATGGACGTGCCCTGCATCGGCTACGGCATCCGCTACGAGTACGGCATCTTCCGCCAGACCTTCGAGGCCGACCGCCAGGTCGAGGTGCCCGACTCGTGGCTCTCGCTGGGCAACCCGTGGGAGTTCCCGCACCCCGAGCGCCAGGTGCTGGTGAGCTTCGGGGGCAGCACCGAGACCACCACCGACGCCGACGGTCGCGAGCGCTGCACCTGGACCCCCGACTGGCAGGTCATCGGGATGCCGTACCACTACATGGTCCCGGGCCATCGCAACGGCGTCGTCAACACCCTGCGGCTGTGGAGCGCCCGCGCCACCCAGGCCTTCGACCTCCAGATCTTCAACTCCGGTGACTACGCGCAGGCCGTGCGGGCCCAGACCACCGCCGAGAACATCAGCAAGGTGCTCTACCCCGAGGACTCCACGCCCCAGGGCAAGGAGCTGCGCCTGCAGCAGCAGTACTTCTTCGTGGCGTGCTCGCTGCACGACTTCATCGACAACACCCTGCCCGCGGACTTCGACCTGCGCCGGCTCCACCAGCGGATCATCTTCCAGCTCAACGACACCCACCCCGTCATCGCCATCCCCGAGCTGATGCGGATCCTCGTCGACCGCAAGGGCTTCGCGTGGGACGAGGCCTGGGAGATCACCCAGAAGTGCTTCGCCTACACCTGTCACACGCTGCTGCCCGAGGCCCTCGAGGTCTGGTCCGCCGAGCTGCTCGGGCGCCTGCTCCCCCGCCACCTCGAGATCATCTACCGGATCAACGAGGAGTTCCTCGAGGAGGTCCGCGAGGCGCACCCCGGCGACGAGATGCTGGTGCGGCGGATGTCGATCATCGCCGAGCACCCCGAGCGGGCGGTCCGGATGGCCTACCTCGCCACCGTGGCCGCCTCCAAGGTCAACGGCGTCGCCGAGCTGCACAGCCAGCTGCTGCGTGACAAGGTGCTGCCGGACTTCTCGCGGCTGTGGCCCGAGAAGTTCACCAACGTCACCAACGGCGTCACCCCGCGGCGCTTCGTGCGGCTGGCGAACCGGCGGCTGTCGGACCTCCTCACCGAGACCATCGGCGACGGCTGGGTCACCGACCTCGACCGGCTGCGCGAGCTCGAGCCCTACGCCGACGACGCCGGCTTCCGCGAGCAGTTCCGCGCCGTCAAGCAGGCCAACAAGGAGCGGCTCACCACCCTGCTGCGGGTGCGCGACGGCCTCGAGCTGCCCCCCGAGGCGATGCTCGACGTCATGGTCAAGCGCCTGCACGAGTACAAGCGCCAGACCCTGAAGCTGCTGCACATCGTCTCGCTCTACGACGACGTCGTCTCCGGCCGCGTCCCGGCCGAGCAGGTCACCCCGCGCACCTTCGTCTTCGGCGCCAAGGCGGCCCCCGGCTACCACCTGGCGAAGGAGATCATCTTCCTCATCAACGCGGTGGCCGACGTCGTCAACGCCGACCCGGCGGTGGCCGGGCGGCTCTCGGTGGCGTTCCCCGCCAACTACAACGTGACCCTGGCCGAGAAGCTCATCCCGGCCGCCGACCTGTCCGAGCAGATCTCGCTCGCGGGCAAGGAGGCCTCGGGCACCGGCAACATGAAGTTCGCGCTCAACGGCGCGCTCACGATCGGCACCGACGACGGCGCCAACGTCGAGATCCGCCGGCTGGTGGGCGACGAGCACTTCTTCCTGTTCGGGATGACCGAGCCCGAGGTCGAGGAGCTCACGGCGCGCGGCTACACCCCGTCGGCGGTCTACGAGTCCGACCCGCAGCTGCGCAGCACCATCGACCTGCTGGCCAGTGGGCACTTCACCGGCGGCGACCGCCAGGCGGTGGCGCCGGTGGTCGACAACCTGCTGCACCAGGACTCGTTCATGGTGCTGGCGGACTTCCGCGCCTACCTCGACGCCCAGGCCCGGGTCGACGCCGCGTACGCCGACCCCGACGCCTGGTCGCGCTCGGCCATCCTCAACGTGGCGCGCTCGGGCTACTTCTCCTCGGACCGCTCGATGCGCGACTACCTCGAGCGCATCTGGCACGCCTGA
- a CDS encoding enoyl-CoA hydratase/isomerase family protein, with protein MSALVRLEVEAGIGTIRIDRPPMNALNAEIQHAFVEVCREAAERADIAAVVVYGGEKVFAAGADVKEMATMSYTDMVEHSSLLQDFTRALARIPKPTVAAVTGYALGGGCEVALACDWRVCADDARLGQPEILLGIIPGAGGTQRLARLVGPAKAKDIVFSGRFVDAQEALAIGLVDRVVPAADVYSAARELVARYVGGPRFAVRAAKEAIDRGLEVDLETGLEIERQLFAGLFATKDQETGMRSFVEQGPGKATFEGA; from the coding sequence GTGAGCGCCCTGGTCCGCCTCGAGGTCGAGGCCGGCATCGGCACCATCCGCATCGACCGGCCGCCGATGAACGCGCTGAACGCCGAGATCCAGCACGCGTTCGTCGAGGTGTGCCGCGAGGCGGCCGAGCGGGCCGACATCGCCGCGGTGGTCGTCTACGGCGGCGAGAAGGTCTTCGCCGCGGGCGCCGACGTCAAGGAGATGGCCACGATGTCGTACACCGACATGGTCGAGCACTCCTCGCTCCTGCAGGACTTCACCCGGGCCCTGGCGCGCATCCCCAAGCCCACCGTGGCGGCCGTCACCGGCTACGCCCTGGGCGGGGGCTGCGAGGTCGCGCTCGCGTGCGACTGGCGGGTCTGCGCCGACGACGCGCGCCTCGGCCAGCCCGAGATCCTGCTCGGCATCATCCCCGGCGCCGGGGGCACCCAGCGTCTCGCGCGCCTCGTGGGCCCGGCCAAGGCCAAGGACATCGTGTTCTCGGGTCGCTTCGTCGACGCGCAGGAGGCGCTGGCCATCGGGCTGGTCGACCGCGTGGTCCCCGCAGCCGACGTCTACAGCGCCGCGCGCGAGCTGGTGGCCCGCTACGTGGGGGGCCCGCGCTTCGCCGTCCGAGCCGCCAAGGAGGCCATCGACCGCGGTCTCGAGGTCGACCTCGAGACCGGGCTCGAGATCGAGCGTCAGCTGTTCGCCGGGCTCTTCGCCACGAAGGACCAGGAGACCGGGATGCGCAGCTTCGTCGAGCAGGGGCCCGGGAAGGCCACCTTCGAGGGCGCCTGA
- a CDS encoding alpha-hydroxy-acid oxidizing protein translates to MAATDIGRLVQGAIYRAGSFGHRPAVPTDGRHLEAAAEKVMSRRAFAYVAGSAGGEASARANRAAFDRRRVLPRMLVDTRERDLSVELLGRRHGSPLLLSPVGVLSSAHPDADLAAARAAAGEGVTPVLSTQASVPMEDVAAAVRGAGHWYQLYWSNDDDLAASLVHRAQACGSDALVVTLDTAYLGWRPRDLDLGHLPFARGEGIAQYTSDPVFRRLVRERVDAAAGRPSEPSPRPTPTAVRTLLSMSRNHPGPTRENVTSPVPRAAVETFLDVFSRPGLTWDDLPRLRAMTSLPIVLKGVLHPQDAQRAVDAGVDGVWVSNHGGRQVDRSVGALDALPGVVDAVRGRGSAMPVLFDSGVRTGADVFVAMALGATAVGIGRPYVYGLALAGQEGAAQVLRHLLAELDLTMALTGCRTLADLTPDRLVAAPAS, encoded by the coding sequence GTGGCCGCCACCGACATCGGACGTCTCGTGCAGGGCGCGATCTACCGCGCCGGCTCCTTCGGGCACCGCCCGGCGGTCCCGACCGACGGTCGCCACCTCGAGGCGGCCGCCGAGAAGGTGATGTCGCGCCGCGCCTTCGCGTACGTGGCGGGGTCGGCCGGCGGCGAGGCGAGCGCCCGCGCCAACCGTGCCGCCTTCGACCGCCGGCGGGTGCTCCCCCGGATGCTCGTCGACACCCGCGAGCGCGACCTGTCGGTCGAGCTGCTGGGCCGGCGCCACGGGTCGCCGCTGCTGCTCTCGCCGGTGGGGGTGCTCTCGAGTGCGCACCCCGACGCCGACCTGGCCGCGGCGCGGGCCGCGGCCGGCGAGGGCGTGACCCCCGTCCTCAGCACCCAGGCCAGCGTGCCGATGGAGGACGTCGCGGCCGCCGTGCGCGGCGCCGGGCACTGGTACCAGCTGTACTGGAGCAACGACGACGACCTGGCGGCCTCGCTGGTGCACCGCGCCCAGGCGTGCGGCAGCGACGCGCTCGTGGTCACGCTCGACACCGCCTACCTGGGCTGGCGGCCGCGTGACCTCGACCTCGGACACCTGCCGTTCGCCCGGGGCGAGGGCATCGCGCAGTACACCTCCGACCCGGTCTTCCGGCGCCTGGTGCGGGAGCGGGTCGACGCCGCCGCCGGGCGGCCGTCCGAGCCGTCGCCCCGCCCCACCCCGACGGCGGTGCGGACACTGCTCTCGATGAGCCGCAACCACCCCGGGCCCACGCGCGAGAACGTGACCTCGCCGGTGCCGCGAGCCGCGGTCGAGACCTTCCTCGACGTGTTCTCGCGCCCCGGCCTCACCTGGGACGACCTGCCCCGGCTGCGCGCCATGACCTCGCTGCCGATCGTCCTCAAGGGCGTGCTGCACCCCCAGGACGCGCAGCGGGCGGTCGACGCCGGGGTCGACGGCGTCTGGGTCTCGAACCACGGCGGCCGGCAGGTCGACCGCAGCGTGGGCGCCCTCGACGCGCTGCCCGGGGTCGTCGACGCCGTGCGGGGCCGGGGTTCGGCGATGCCGGTCCTGTTCGACTCCGGCGTGCGCACCGGCGCCGACGTCTTCGTCGCCATGGCCCTCGGCGCCACCGCGGTCGGCATCGGGCGGCCCTACGTCTACGGCTTGGCCCTGGCCGGCCAGGAGGGGGCCGCCCAGGTCCTGCGCCACCTGCTGGCCGAGCTGGACCTGACCATGGCCCTCACCGGCTGCCGGACCCTGGCCGACCTCACCCCCGACCGGCTCGTGGCCGCGCCCGCATCCTGA
- a CDS encoding phytanoyl-CoA dioxygenase family protein codes for MTATTQAPTGFEPLDPAIREQYDRDGFVVIKGALPEEDRAYFENAVDRIYAEEEAADRRRPDKSIHVMGWLHKDPRFPELLTWPTTFPYIWGTMGWNIYTHHNHIDVNPPKDEPPFWNWHQDGYRQNSDIDMDVRPMFMTKICYALTDLSEPGYGNTKVIPGSHKSNTLAGRPEKPGDPIIEPEGAVEVCLEPGDAFIFDRRIWHSRSMNKSERIRKLMFIGYTYRWIRPLDEDVADQDSEWFKNLSPLHQQLLGYGPDHASFWGIKQSGWIDDEIPLRAELKERGLLDRAIPFLR; via the coding sequence ATGACCGCGACCACCCAGGCCCCCACCGGCTTCGAGCCGCTCGACCCCGCCATCCGCGAGCAGTACGACCGCGACGGCTTCGTGGTCATCAAGGGCGCCCTGCCCGAGGAGGACCGGGCGTACTTCGAGAACGCCGTCGACCGGATCTACGCCGAGGAGGAGGCGGCCGACCGCCGCCGCCCCGACAAGTCGATCCACGTCATGGGCTGGCTGCACAAGGACCCGCGCTTCCCCGAGCTGCTCACCTGGCCCACGACCTTCCCCTACATCTGGGGGACCATGGGCTGGAACATCTACACCCACCACAACCACATCGACGTCAACCCCCCGAAGGACGAGCCGCCCTTCTGGAACTGGCACCAGGACGGCTACCGCCAGAACTCCGACATCGACATGGACGTGCGTCCGATGTTCATGACGAAGATCTGCTACGCCCTGACCGACCTCTCCGAGCCGGGCTACGGCAACACCAAGGTCATCCCGGGCAGCCACAAGAGCAACACCCTCGCCGGCCGCCCCGAGAAGCCGGGCGACCCCATCATCGAGCCGGAGGGTGCCGTCGAGGTGTGCCTCGAGCCGGGTGACGCGTTCATCTTCGACCGCCGCATCTGGCACAGCCGCTCGATGAACAAGAGCGAGCGCATCCGCAAGCTGATGTTCATCGGCTACACCTACCGCTGGATCCGCCCCCTCGACGAGGACGTCGCCGACCAGGACTCCGAGTGGTTCAAGAACCTCTCGCCGCTGCACCAGCAGCTCCTCGGCTACGGCCCCGACCACGCCTCGTTCTGGGGCATCAAGCAGAGCGGCTGGATCGACGACGAGATCCCGCTGCGCGCCGAGCTCAAGGAGCGCGGCCTGCTCGACCGGGCCATCCCCTTCCTGCGCTGA
- a CDS encoding alpha-1,4-glucan--maltose-1-phosphate maltosyltransferase, with translation MSDALRTAPPQTPLGRIPVLDVRPVVDHGDRPAKAVVGEELEVRATVFREGHDAVNATVVLTDPDGVETFHPMTCTNPGLDTWVARVTPDRTGWWSYRVEGWSDPYGTWEHDATIKVAADVDTELMLEEGARVLERAVDEVDRTAEQEQLLIDAITGLRDTARPPALRLRAGTAADVETELGERPLRDLVSPSRELPLLVERERALYGAWYELFPRSEGAHYDEDEHRWHTGTLRTAAGRLPAVAAMGFDVVYLTPIHPIGQAAKKGPNNTLDARPEDPGSPYAIGSPDGGHDAIHPDLGTFDDFDAFVAEAKRLGMEVAMDLALQCSPDHPWVAAHPEWFTTRADGTIAFAENPPKKYQDIYPLNFDNDPAGIYAAVRAVVQVWIDHGVEIFRVDNPHTKPVEFWQWLIADVAKDHPDVIWLAEAFTKPAMMHTLGKIGFQQSYTYYTWRNTAPELREYVEELAGESASYMRPSFWPTTHDILTPYLQFGGPAAWKLRAALAATLVPTYGIYAGYELMEHVARPGADEQIDNEKYEFKDRRWADDEPGGAREGRSLAGYLTRLNEIRREHPALHRLRGIRFHHVDDENFLAFSKRRALPDGTDDVVLVVANLDPHSTRATTLRLDLAALGAEPGETLEATDLLTGHTWQWQQEVYVRLGPEVEPVHVVAVRRAR, from the coding sequence GTGAGTGACGCCCTCCGTACCGCCCCTCCGCAGACCCCCCTCGGACGGATCCCGGTCCTCGACGTCAGACCGGTGGTCGACCACGGCGACCGGCCCGCCAAGGCGGTCGTCGGCGAGGAGCTCGAGGTCCGGGCCACCGTGTTCCGCGAGGGCCACGACGCCGTCAACGCCACCGTCGTCCTCACCGACCCCGACGGCGTCGAGACCTTCCACCCGATGACGTGCACCAACCCCGGGCTCGACACCTGGGTCGCACGGGTCACCCCCGACCGCACCGGCTGGTGGTCCTACCGGGTCGAGGGCTGGTCAGACCCCTACGGCACCTGGGAGCACGACGCCACCATCAAGGTGGCCGCCGACGTCGACACCGAGCTGATGCTCGAGGAGGGCGCCCGCGTCCTCGAGCGGGCCGTCGACGAGGTCGACCGCACCGCCGAACAGGAGCAGCTGCTGATCGACGCCATCACGGGCCTGCGCGACACCGCCCGGCCTCCGGCGCTACGGCTGCGGGCCGGCACCGCGGCCGACGTCGAGACCGAGCTGGGCGAGCGCCCGCTGCGTGACCTGGTCTCGCCCTCGCGCGAGCTGCCGCTCCTCGTCGAGCGCGAGCGAGCCCTCTACGGCGCGTGGTACGAGCTCTTCCCGCGCAGCGAGGGGGCGCACTACGACGAGGACGAGCACCGGTGGCACACCGGCACGCTGCGCACCGCCGCGGGCCGGCTGCCGGCCGTGGCGGCGATGGGCTTCGACGTCGTCTACCTCACGCCCATCCACCCGATCGGGCAGGCGGCCAAGAAGGGCCCCAACAACACCCTCGACGCGCGCCCCGAGGACCCGGGCAGCCCCTACGCCATCGGCTCCCCCGACGGCGGGCACGACGCCATCCACCCCGACCTCGGCACCTTCGACGACTTCGACGCCTTCGTGGCCGAGGCGAAGCGGCTGGGGATGGAGGTCGCCATGGACCTCGCCCTGCAGTGCTCGCCCGACCACCCCTGGGTCGCCGCGCACCCCGAGTGGTTCACCACCCGCGCCGACGGCACCATCGCCTTCGCCGAGAACCCGCCGAAGAAGTACCAGGACATCTACCCGCTGAACTTCGACAACGACCCGGCGGGCATCTACGCCGCCGTGCGCGCCGTGGTGCAGGTGTGGATCGACCACGGCGTCGAGATCTTCCGGGTCGACAACCCGCACACCAAGCCGGTCGAGTTCTGGCAGTGGCTCATCGCCGACGTGGCGAAGGACCATCCCGACGTGATCTGGCTGGCCGAGGCCTTCACCAAGCCCGCGATGATGCACACCCTCGGCAAGATCGGCTTCCAGCAGAGCTACACGTACTACACCTGGCGCAACACCGCCCCCGAGCTGCGCGAGTACGTCGAGGAGCTCGCGGGCGAGTCGGCCTCCTACATGCGCCCCTCGTTCTGGCCCACCACCCACGACATCCTGACGCCCTACCTGCAGTTCGGCGGCCCCGCCGCCTGGAAGCTGCGCGCCGCCCTGGCCGCCACCCTGGTCCCCACCTACGGCATCTACGCCGGCTACGAGCTGATGGAGCACGTGGCCCGCCCGGGCGCCGACGAGCAGATCGACAACGAGAAGTACGAGTTCAAGGACCGGCGCTGGGCCGACGACGAGCCCGGCGGGGCCCGGGAGGGGAGGTCGCTGGCGGGCTACCTCACCCGGCTCAACGAGATCCGCCGCGAGCACCCCGCGCTGCACCGCCTGCGCGGCATCCGCTTCCACCACGTCGACGACGAGAACTTCCTGGCGTTCTCCAAGCGACGGGCCCTGCCCGACGGCACCGACGACGTGGTGCTCGTCGTCGCCAACCTCGACCCCCACTCGACCCGGGCCACCACGCTGCGCCTCGACCTGGCGGCCCTCGGCGCCGAGCCGGGCGAGACGCTCGAGGCCACCGACCTGCTCACCGGGCACACCTGGCAGTGGCAGCAGGAGGTCTACGTCCGCCTCGGGCCCGAGGTCGAGCCCGTGCACGTGGTCGCCGTCAGGAGGGCCCGATGA